The window CGAGGTGTCGGACATCCACGCCCGTACGGAGTTCCGGGTCGCCTTCTGCGGCTTCGCGCCCGGCTTCGGGTACCTCACGGGGCTGCCCGGACACCTGACCGTCCCGCGCCGCGCCACGCCCCGCACCCGGGTGCCGGCCGGGGCCCTGGCCCTCGCCGGGCCGTACACCGGCGTCTATCCGCGCCCGTCGCCCGGAGGCTGGCAGCTCATCGGCCGGATGACCGGACCGGAGGTCCTGTGGGACCCGGGGCGCGAACCGGCGGCGCTGTTCCGGCCCGGCATCCGGGTCCGCTTCGTGGCCGAGCGGGCGCACCGATGAGCCGGGGGCTCGAAGTGGTCCGGGCCGGTGTGCTGACCACGGTGCAGGACGAGGGCCGGACCGGCTGGGCGCACGTCGGAGTGCCCAGGGCCGGGGCTCTGGACGGGCCCTCCCTGCGGCTGGCCAACCGGCTCGTCGGCAACACCCCCGGCGCGGCGGTGCTGGAGACCACGCTCACGGGCTGCGCGGTCCGGCCGCTCGGAGCGGGGCCGGTGCTCGCCGTCGTCGGCGGCGCGGGCTGCGCCGTCACCGTCGACGGACGCCCCGTCGCCTGGGGCGCGCCGGTGCGCGTGCCCGCGGGCGCCGTGCTGGAGGCCGGGCCGGCGCTCCACGGGCTGCGCGCCTACCTGGCGTTCGCCGGCGGGCTGGTACCCGAGCCCGTCCTCGGCAGCAGGTCCACCGACCTGCTCTCGGGGCTCGGGCCGCCGGTCCTGCGCGACGGCGACGTC is drawn from Streptomyces sp. NBC_00178 and contains these coding sequences:
- a CDS encoding 5-oxoprolinase subunit B family protein, which gives rise to MSGVRVLAAGPRALLVELASGEEAEAFHAELLRRRAAGELPPVREIVPGARTVLLDGVDDPLLAGRLRSWTVPPLRPGTAGTVELSVVYDGPDLADVAEAWGVGVDEVSDIHARTEFRVAFCGFAPGFGYLTGLPGHLTVPRRATPRTRVPAGALALAGPYTGVYPRPSPGGWQLIGRMTGPEVLWDPGREPAALFRPGIRVRFVAERAHR
- a CDS encoding biotin-dependent carboxyltransferase family protein, which translates into the protein MSRGLEVVRAGVLTTVQDEGRTGWAHVGVPRAGALDGPSLRLANRLVGNTPGAAVLETTLTGCAVRPLGAGPVLAVVGGAGCAVTVDGRPVAWGAPVRVPAGAVLEAGPALHGLRAYLAFAGGLVPEPVLGSRSTDLLSGLGPPVLRDGDVLPLGAPGGAPAADTVPWPGAPAELVLPLHPGPRDDWFTGPALRTLTTAVYRVSERGNRIGLRLEGPALRRARDGELPSEGMVLGAVQVPPDGRPVVFLNDHPTTGGYPVVGVVAEAALAGAAQAAPGTPVRFVRA